The Actinocatenispora sera genome has a window encoding:
- a CDS encoding Kelch repeat-containing protein yields MAARSPLRRWIAALTVVLAVPLGITAPSVPAAASVPAGTGAESAPAGGSPLACAQPADAHDGRLTARCFAIVHAADRQRAAVAAAAPPPTALAPTDIRSAYRLPDGGAGQTVAIVDAYGYDNAEADLAAYRAHYGLPECTTANGCFRKVDQRGGTDYPVQDIGWAGETALDLDAVSAACPSCHLLLVQGDDESFDSLGPAVDTAVRLGATVVSNSYGVAGEDPAETDYDHFYDHPGVAVVASSGDFGNVNSWPATSPNVVGIGGTTLTRDTASTRGWAETAWSDAGSGCSPYEPKPVFQQAVATECAGRAAADVSAVADPQTGLAVYDTYGYSGWLQIGGTSLSAPLVAGMYALAGTPEPGTYPVSYPYDAASGLNDVVTGANGACGTVLCNAGPGWDGPTGLGTPAGVSALQHGRFGHVTGTVTDAATRRPIAGAGVATPDGYTTAADDDGRYDLALPAGTHTITVTDYDHGSVTRDVTVSAGRSVDADFRLRALPTTTLSGTVTDGSGHGWPLYARITIDGYPHGDVFTDPATGRYQVDLPAGAHYRLTVTPEYAGYEPTSVTVSVGSRGVRRDVAVPVDQNRCTAAGYGFAYHGTGATFDGTDTPAGWQVVDAAGSGHVWRFDNPGKRVDSTGGDGSFAVMDSWAYGAGAEDTSLVSPVADLSGQDAPTVSFDSYFDYSSGVRGFVDLSLDGGDSWQTVFEDTDRTKYDHRVVPIPAAAGQDRVRVRFRYTSPERHYSQWQLDNVIVGQRYCADRPANLLVGSVRDRNTGKPVHPATVEIPGAGSTRTIATPADPYRADGLFWLVADAPGQQRVHVAATGYESSTVPVRLGAGAVHVDVRLAAARLSVRPADLTANVPAGHTARRSVTITNTGTATATVTLGTTNGRYQVPAGATGAVPKAMHVRGDFSPLPVDATHEPAGPDRGGDGTAGSWQPLATFPTRIMDNAVAEQGGTIYSLGGVDGTRKTEQSYRYDPAANTWSRIADLPEPREGGSAAFLGGTLYVTGGESLNGGLRSTLRYEPETDSWHAVADAPDGAAFAGRAVLDGKLYRVGGCTNVCGLNNVRRYDPATDRWERLADYPRSIAHLSCGAIGGRIYCAGGTSSGEDFADAYAYAPGTDTWTKVASLPEPLWGSGYTAANGELVVSGGIGDDTITNATYAYDPAADRWSALPPAPTLAYRGGSACGLARVGGSVLKPFNPTTAVDLLPGYWDCAGASAPWLSLDRETVTLAPGQHVTVPVRLSAAGAQRGSRQATVWVRARTPYPVAPVTVTMRVVGHA; encoded by the coding sequence GTGGCCGCCAGAAGTCCGCTGCGGCGGTGGATCGCCGCTCTCACCGTTGTCCTTGCCGTGCCGCTCGGTATCACGGCACCGTCCGTACCGGCCGCGGCGAGCGTTCCCGCCGGTACCGGGGCGGAGTCGGCCCCAGCCGGGGGCAGCCCGCTGGCCTGCGCCCAGCCCGCCGACGCGCACGATGGCCGCCTCACCGCGCGGTGCTTCGCGATCGTGCACGCGGCCGACCGGCAGCGGGCCGCCGTGGCCGCGGCGGCGCCACCGCCGACCGCGCTCGCACCGACCGACATCCGCTCCGCGTACCGGTTGCCGGACGGCGGCGCCGGCCAGACCGTGGCCATCGTCGACGCGTACGGCTACGACAACGCCGAGGCGGACCTGGCCGCCTACCGCGCGCACTACGGGCTGCCCGAGTGCACCACCGCGAACGGCTGCTTCCGCAAGGTCGACCAGCGCGGCGGTACCGACTATCCGGTCCAGGACATCGGCTGGGCGGGCGAGACGGCGCTGGATCTGGACGCGGTGTCCGCGGCCTGCCCGAGCTGCCACCTGCTGCTGGTACAGGGCGACGACGAGAGCTTCGACTCGCTCGGTCCGGCGGTCGACACCGCGGTACGGCTGGGCGCCACCGTGGTGTCCAACTCCTACGGCGTGGCCGGCGAGGATCCGGCGGAGACCGACTACGACCACTTCTACGACCATCCGGGCGTGGCGGTCGTGGCCAGCAGCGGCGACTTCGGCAACGTCAACTCGTGGCCGGCGACCAGCCCGAATGTGGTCGGCATCGGCGGTACGACGCTGACCCGCGACACGGCCAGCACGCGCGGCTGGGCCGAGACGGCGTGGTCGGACGCCGGTAGCGGCTGCTCGCCGTACGAGCCGAAGCCGGTGTTCCAGCAGGCGGTCGCGACCGAGTGCGCCGGCCGGGCGGCGGCGGACGTCTCTGCGGTCGCCGACCCGCAGACCGGCCTGGCCGTGTACGACACGTACGGCTACAGCGGCTGGCTGCAGATCGGCGGCACCAGCCTGTCCGCGCCGCTGGTCGCCGGCATGTACGCGCTGGCCGGTACGCCGGAACCCGGCACCTACCCGGTCAGCTACCCGTACGACGCCGCATCCGGCCTGAACGACGTGGTCACCGGGGCCAACGGTGCCTGCGGCACCGTGCTGTGCAACGCCGGGCCCGGCTGGGACGGTCCGACCGGGCTGGGCACGCCGGCTGGTGTCTCGGCGCTGCAGCACGGCCGGTTCGGGCACGTCACCGGCACGGTGACCGACGCCGCGACCCGCCGGCCGATCGCCGGAGCGGGTGTGGCGACACCGGACGGGTACACCACCGCCGCCGACGACGACGGCCGCTACGACCTGGCGTTGCCGGCCGGCACGCACACGATCACCGTGACCGACTACGACCACGGGTCGGTCACCCGCGACGTGACCGTGTCGGCGGGCCGTTCCGTGGACGCCGACTTCCGGCTGCGGGCCCTGCCGACGACGACCCTCTCCGGCACCGTCACCGACGGCTCCGGGCATGGCTGGCCGCTGTACGCGCGGATCACCATCGACGGCTACCCGCATGGCGACGTGTTCACCGATCCGGCCACCGGGCGGTACCAGGTGGACCTGCCGGCGGGGGCGCACTACCGGCTCACCGTGACACCGGAGTACGCCGGGTACGAGCCGACGAGCGTGACGGTGTCCGTCGGCTCCCGGGGCGTCCGCCGCGACGTCGCGGTACCCGTGGACCAGAACCGCTGCACCGCCGCCGGCTACGGGTTCGCCTACCACGGCACCGGCGCCACGTTCGACGGCACCGACACACCGGCCGGCTGGCAGGTCGTCGACGCCGCCGGAAGCGGCCACGTGTGGCGGTTCGACAACCCGGGCAAGCGGGTCGACTCCACCGGTGGCGACGGGTCCTTCGCCGTCATGGACAGCTGGGCGTACGGCGCCGGGGCCGAGGACACGTCGCTGGTCAGCCCGGTGGCCGACCTGTCCGGGCAGGACGCGCCGACGGTGTCGTTCGACAGCTACTTCGACTACTCCAGCGGGGTGCGCGGCTTCGTCGATCTCAGCCTCGACGGCGGCGACAGCTGGCAGACGGTGTTCGAGGACACCGACCGCACCAAGTACGACCACCGGGTCGTGCCGATCCCGGCCGCGGCCGGCCAAGACCGCGTCCGGGTCCGCTTCCGCTACACCAGCCCCGAGCGGCACTACAGCCAGTGGCAGCTGGACAACGTGATCGTGGGACAGCGGTACTGTGCCGACCGGCCGGCGAACCTGCTGGTCGGCTCGGTTCGGGACCGCAACACCGGTAAGCCGGTGCACCCGGCCACGGTGGAGATCCCCGGCGCGGGCAGCACCCGGACCATCGCGACCCCGGCCGACCCGTATCGCGCCGACGGCCTGTTCTGGCTGGTCGCCGATGCCCCTGGCCAGCAGCGCGTGCACGTCGCCGCGACCGGGTACGAAAGCTCGACCGTCCCGGTCCGCCTCGGCGCCGGCGCGGTGCACGTCGACGTCCGGCTCGCCGCCGCCCGGCTGTCGGTGCGGCCGGCGGACCTCACCGCGAACGTCCCCGCCGGACACACCGCGCGACGGTCGGTGACGATCACGAACACCGGTACCGCGACCGCGACGGTCACCCTCGGTACGACCAACGGCCGGTACCAGGTGCCGGCCGGGGCGACCGGCGCCGTACCGAAGGCGATGCACGTGCGGGGTGACTTCTCGCCGCTGCCCGTGGACGCGACGCACGAACCGGCCGGCCCGGACCGCGGGGGCGACGGCACCGCCGGGTCGTGGCAGCCGCTCGCCACGTTCCCGACCCGGATCATGGACAACGCCGTCGCCGAGCAGGGCGGCACCATCTACTCGCTGGGCGGCGTCGACGGGACCCGCAAGACGGAGCAGAGCTACCGGTACGACCCGGCGGCGAACACCTGGTCGCGCATCGCCGATCTGCCCGAACCGCGCGAGGGCGGGTCCGCCGCGTTCCTCGGCGGGACCCTGTACGTCACCGGCGGCGAGTCGCTGAACGGCGGGCTCCGCTCGACCCTGCGGTACGAGCCGGAGACCGACTCCTGGCACGCGGTGGCCGACGCGCCCGACGGTGCCGCGTTCGCCGGCCGCGCCGTGCTCGACGGCAAGCTCTACCGGGTCGGCGGCTGCACCAATGTCTGCGGTCTGAACAACGTCCGGCGCTACGACCCGGCGACCGACCGGTGGGAGCGGCTCGCCGACTACCCGCGCTCGATCGCGCACCTGTCCTGCGGGGCGATCGGCGGCCGGATCTACTGCGCCGGCGGTACCTCCAGCGGCGAGGACTTCGCCGACGCGTACGCCTACGCGCCCGGCACCGACACCTGGACGAAGGTAGCGAGCCTGCCGGAACCGTTGTGGGGCAGCGGGTACACCGCGGCCAACGGTGAGCTGGTGGTGTCCGGCGGGATCGGCGACGACACCATCACCAACGCCACCTACGCCTACGATCCGGCCGCGGACCGCTGGTCGGCGCTGCCGCCGGCACCGACGCTGGCGTACCGGGGTGGCAGCGCCTGCGGGCTGGCCCGGGTCGGCGGTTCGGTGCTCAAGCCGTTCAACCCGACCACGGCGGTCGACCTGCTGCCCGGCTACTGGGACTGTGCCGGCGCATCGGCGCCGTGGCTGAGCCTGGACCGCGAGACGGTGACGCTCGCGCCCGGCCAGCACGTGACGGTACCGGTGCGGTTGAGCGCGGCCGGCGCCCAGCGCGGCAGCCGACAGGCCACCGTCTGGGTCCGGGCCCGCACCCCCTACCCGGTCGCGCCGGTCACCGTGACCATGCGGGTCGTCGGCCACGCCTGA
- a CDS encoding helix-turn-helix domain-containing protein — MWDSVGLDDLDGSTYEALVACRQAGVEDLAAATRMSTGRVRTAVAGLVRRGLVTRLPGHPARYAPAPPDLVAAELIAAQERRHRQFRSHLQQLATTYAANPASRHPAELIEVLEGAQNVRSAFHRLQDDAVSQVRVFDRPPYFNSAGSGAFEVNEGELQALEKSRVSYRVIYERSVLAEPGRMADVWAGVRQGERARLAGSLPLKLAIADDRIALVNSTSDFDAQTAYLVHPSALLDALIGFFEATWSRSVALNQPDRDADPDPVADPLTDQRRDLIGMLAGGLTDEAMARALDVSVRTVQRHIHTLMDAVGADTRLQLGMELVRHGWA, encoded by the coding sequence GTGTGGGACTCGGTGGGTCTCGACGACCTGGACGGCAGCACGTACGAGGCGCTGGTCGCGTGCCGGCAGGCCGGCGTCGAGGATCTCGCCGCGGCGACCCGGATGTCGACCGGCCGCGTCCGGACCGCCGTCGCCGGCCTGGTCCGGCGCGGCCTCGTCACCCGGCTGCCCGGCCACCCGGCACGGTACGCCCCGGCACCACCGGATCTCGTTGCGGCGGAACTGATCGCGGCGCAGGAACGCCGGCACCGCCAGTTCCGCAGTCACCTGCAACAGCTGGCCACCACGTACGCGGCGAACCCGGCGTCGCGGCATCCGGCCGAGCTGATCGAGGTGCTGGAGGGGGCGCAGAACGTGCGCAGCGCGTTCCACCGGCTGCAGGACGACGCGGTCAGCCAGGTCCGGGTGTTCGACCGCCCGCCGTACTTCAACTCCGCCGGCTCCGGCGCGTTCGAGGTCAACGAGGGCGAGTTGCAGGCGCTGGAGAAGTCGCGGGTCAGCTACCGGGTCATCTACGAGCGCAGCGTGCTCGCCGAGCCGGGCCGGATGGCCGACGTGTGGGCCGGCGTACGCCAGGGCGAACGGGCCCGGCTGGCCGGGTCCCTGCCGCTCAAGCTGGCCATCGCCGACGACCGGATCGCGCTGGTCAACTCGACCTCCGACTTCGACGCGCAGACGGCCTACCTGGTACATCCCTCCGCACTGCTCGACGCGTTGATCGGCTTCTTCGAGGCGACCTGGAGCCGGTCGGTCGCGCTCAACCAACCCGACCGCGACGCCGACCCGGACCCGGTGGCGGATCCGCTCACCGACCAGCGGCGCGATCTGATCGGCATGCTCGCCGGTGGGCTGACCGACGAGGCGATGGCCCGCGCGCTGGACGTCAGCGTCCGCACCGTGCAGCGGCACATCCACACCTTGATGGACGCGGTCGGCGCCGACACCCGGCTGCAACTGGGCATGGAACTCGTCCGGCACGGCTGGGCCTAG
- a CDS encoding response regulator translates to MEPIRVLIIDDQQLFAEALAVWLARQPGFEVVGAVHTVAAAQSLLAAAHVDVQLVDLDLGGESGIALLDHARDRYPLLRSVILSASRSPEAVATAVRHGAVSWLSKTAAGDTLLQVLRGVLRDEAWIPPDLLAGLLHTLAEPASSPVLDRLTGRERQVLQCLVDGLTRAQIAETLIMSPNTVRTHTQNLLAKLPAHSALEAVSVALRCGMRPDEHAVGQPSAE, encoded by the coding sequence GTGGAGCCGATCCGGGTACTGATCATCGACGATCAGCAGCTGTTCGCCGAGGCGCTGGCCGTGTGGTTGGCCCGCCAGCCCGGGTTCGAGGTGGTCGGGGCGGTCCATACGGTCGCCGCGGCCCAGTCGCTGCTGGCCGCCGCGCACGTCGACGTGCAGCTGGTCGACCTGGATCTCGGCGGCGAGTCGGGGATCGCGCTGCTCGACCATGCCCGTGACCGGTACCCGCTGCTACGCTCGGTGATCCTCAGCGCGTCGCGGTCGCCCGAGGCGGTCGCCACCGCGGTACGGCACGGCGCGGTGTCCTGGCTGTCCAAGACCGCCGCCGGCGACACCCTGCTGCAGGTGCTGCGCGGGGTGCTGCGAGACGAGGCCTGGATCCCGCCCGACCTGCTCGCCGGACTGCTGCACACGCTCGCCGAACCGGCCAGCAGCCCGGTGCTCGATCGGCTGACGGGACGGGAGCGCCAGGTGTTGCAGTGCCTGGTGGACGGGCTGACCCGGGCGCAGATCGCCGAGACCCTGATCATGTCGCCGAACACGGTCCGTACCCACACCCAGAACCTGTTGGCGAAGCTGCCGGCGCACTCGGCGCTGGAGGCGGTGTCGGTCGCGTTGCGGTGCGGGATGCGGCCCGACGAGCACGCCGTCGGCCAGCCATCCGCCGAATGA
- a CDS encoding glycosyltransferase, with the protein MGRRIRVATVITRLAAGAGGVALRGALALDPDRFAVTVVTGAAALFPGRSPRPGILSGEAALAAAPEGDLLARAAAAGLAVRRIPALLPQPAPVADALAFAALVRLLDGVDVLHTHCAKAGVLGRAAGYRHGVPRIVHTLHGLPFHDDQPAWRRLAYRRIERRLGRRTDAFLAVGAAVRQAAIRHRIAAPSRIRTIWPAVDPASAPGDRATARQALGLPPDVPVVGTVGRIDTQKAPLDWVDALAASGPSSWGVWVGDGPLRGALRERIARRGLTDRVRLVGHREDVPALLPAFDVFALASRYEGMPCVLVEAMRAGVPVVATAVDAVPELVVPEVTGLLVPPGRPELLGRAAGRLLADRGTAGRLAAVAATRVDDRYDPAALGEILTATYLGSPGDGPVTRPWPDADDLAVS; encoded by the coding sequence ATGGGACGCAGGATCCGGGTCGCCACCGTGATCACCAGGCTGGCTGCCGGCGCCGGCGGGGTCGCGCTGCGCGGTGCGCTCGCCCTCGACCCGGACCGGTTCGCGGTGACCGTGGTGACGGGCGCGGCCGCACTGTTCCCGGGGCGGTCACCACGCCCCGGGATCCTTTCCGGCGAGGCCGCGCTCGCGGCGGCGCCGGAGGGCGATCTGCTGGCCCGTGCCGCCGCCGCCGGCCTTGCGGTACGGCGGATCCCGGCGCTGCTGCCGCAACCGGCGCCGGTCGCGGACGCGCTCGCGTTCGCCGCGCTGGTACGGCTGCTCGACGGCGTCGACGTGCTCCACACGCACTGCGCGAAGGCCGGTGTGCTGGGCCGCGCCGCCGGGTACCGGCACGGCGTGCCGCGCATCGTGCACACCCTGCACGGCCTGCCCTTCCACGACGACCAACCGGCATGGCGCCGGCTCGCGTACCGGCGGATCGAGCGCCGGCTGGGCCGGCGCACCGATGCCTTTCTCGCCGTGGGGGCGGCGGTACGACAGGCGGCGATCCGGCACCGGATCGCCGCTCCGTCCCGGATCCGGACGATCTGGCCGGCCGTCGATCCCGCTTCGGCGCCGGGCGACCGGGCCACCGCGCGGCAGGCGCTGGGACTGCCGCCCGACGTGCCGGTCGTCGGTACCGTCGGCCGGATCGACACCCAGAAGGCGCCGCTGGACTGGGTCGACGCGCTCGCCGCGAGCGGGCCGTCGAGCTGGGGGGTGTGGGTCGGGGATGGACCGCTGCGGGGGGCGCTGCGCGAGCGGATCGCCCGGCGCGGGCTCACCGACCGGGTCCGGCTGGTCGGGCACCGCGAGGACGTGCCGGCACTGCTGCCCGCCTTCGACGTGTTCGCGCTGGCCAGCCGGTACGAGGGGATGCCGTGCGTGCTGGTGGAGGCGATGCGGGCCGGGGTGCCGGTGGTCGCCACCGCGGTCGACGCGGTACCGGAGCTGGTGGTGCCGGAGGTGACCGGGCTGCTGGTACCGCCGGGCCGGCCGGAGCTGCTGGGTCGGGCGGCCGGCCGGCTGCTCGCCGACCGGGGCACCGCCGGCCGGCTGGCCGCGGTCGCGGCGACCCGGGTCGACGACCGGTACGATCCGGCGGCGCTGGGCGAGATCCTCACCGCCACCTACCTCGGGTCGCCCGGCGACGGTCCGGTGACGCGTCCGTGGCCCGACGCCGACGACCTGGCCGTATCGTGA
- a CDS encoding LuxR C-terminal-related transcriptional regulator: MNVAASTTIPHGTGLRTATAHTVTATFGPSTAPAGSGTGPAAAGARVLVCDDHLVFAESLAMVFVDAGYRVTAVTRSIDEVLGVLRACPVDVCVLDVGLELGERLERLAELRAAGPATHLVLLAGRAQRRWAPDALAAGVSGLVDKGQHVAAILDTVARVCAGDTVVGPPYQQLPRRGAVPELFRLARFLTPREREVLCRLVRGEHTAALARSMGITSATARCHVQNVLSKLGAHTRLEVVTAAVRCGLVDAATGDWLDG, translated from the coding sequence ATGAACGTCGCTGCATCGACCACCATCCCCCACGGTACGGGGCTGCGCACCGCCACCGCCCACACGGTGACGGCGACGTTCGGCCCATCGACCGCACCGGCGGGAAGCGGTACCGGGCCGGCCGCGGCGGGTGCCCGGGTGCTGGTGTGCGACGACCACCTGGTCTTCGCCGAGTCGCTGGCCATGGTCTTCGTCGACGCCGGGTACCGGGTGACCGCGGTGACCCGCAGCATCGACGAGGTGCTCGGTGTGCTGCGGGCGTGTCCGGTGGACGTGTGCGTGCTCGACGTCGGGCTGGAGCTCGGGGAGCGGTTGGAGCGGCTCGCCGAGCTGCGCGCCGCCGGGCCGGCGACGCATCTGGTCCTGCTGGCCGGTCGAGCGCAGCGGCGGTGGGCGCCGGACGCGCTCGCCGCCGGGGTGTCCGGGCTGGTGGACAAGGGCCAGCACGTCGCGGCCATCCTGGACACGGTGGCCCGGGTGTGCGCGGGCGACACGGTCGTCGGCCCGCCGTACCAGCAGCTGCCCCGGCGCGGCGCGGTGCCGGAGCTGTTCCGGCTGGCCCGGTTCCTGACCCCGCGCGAGCGCGAGGTGTTGTGCCGGCTGGTACGCGGCGAGCACACCGCGGCGCTGGCCCGGTCGATGGGCATCACCTCGGCGACCGCGCGGTGTCACGTGCAGAACGTGTTGTCCAAGCTCGGCGCGCACACCAGGCTGGAGGTCGTCACGGCCGCCGTGCGCTGCGGCCTGGTCGACGCCGCGACCGGCGATTGGCTGGACGGCTGA
- a CDS encoding glycosyltransferase family 2 protein — protein sequence MFPWLLLVFVFGLNFTLWGLIGLLRLIDDRFVRRHDRPDAAPGPRLLRDPDAPRTGPIGLEDVAVLMPAHNESVVLAASITAVQRLVPAGAVHVVSDGSTDDTVAIARRCGARVLATPGNLGKAGALQYAMRRFGLVRRYRAVLLLDADTQLDDGYFDAALPLFDDPAVVAVAGCARTHWSPDTMSHTGQLIVAHRERIYTMTQRLLKYGQTWRSLNATHIVPGFASLYRTEILPRIEMNPAGLVIEDFNMTFEVYRRRLGRVGFRLGAAATTQDPGTFRDYLKQTTRWSLGLWQTVRRHGLRPNLFSVSLGLTLLELVSSSLLFLLLPLLFVVLVVPELAPAAASLPGLSTVYATVHSYVRLETLAVGVLLPDYLTTLLVAALQRRPKYLLFLPFFVLLRVVDAAITLYTLPRAFVARSTGRWVSPTRRPPEPVDGPSTLDTAS from the coding sequence ATGTTCCCGTGGTTGCTGCTGGTGTTCGTGTTCGGCCTCAACTTCACCCTGTGGGGCCTGATCGGGCTGCTGCGGCTGATCGACGACCGGTTCGTGCGCCGGCACGACCGGCCGGACGCGGCACCCGGGCCGCGGCTGCTGCGCGACCCGGACGCGCCCCGGACCGGGCCGATCGGGCTGGAGGACGTCGCGGTGCTGATGCCGGCGCACAACGAGTCGGTGGTGCTGGCCGCGTCGATCACCGCGGTGCAGCGGCTGGTCCCGGCCGGCGCGGTGCACGTGGTCTCGGACGGCTCCACCGACGACACCGTCGCGATCGCCCGCCGCTGCGGTGCCCGGGTCCTCGCCACGCCGGGCAACCTGGGCAAGGCGGGCGCGCTGCAGTACGCGATGCGGCGGTTCGGGCTGGTTCGCCGCTACCGGGCCGTGCTGCTGCTGGACGCCGACACCCAGCTGGACGACGGCTACTTCGACGCGGCGCTGCCGCTGTTCGACGACCCCGCGGTGGTCGCCGTCGCCGGCTGTGCCCGCACCCACTGGTCGCCGGACACGATGTCGCACACCGGGCAGCTGATCGTCGCCCACCGGGAACGCATCTACACGATGACCCAGCGGCTGCTCAAGTACGGCCAGACCTGGCGGTCGCTCAACGCCACCCACATCGTGCCCGGCTTCGCGAGCCTGTACCGCACCGAGATCCTGCCGCGGATCGAGATGAACCCGGCCGGACTGGTGATCGAGGACTTCAACATGACCTTCGAGGTGTACCGCCGGCGGCTGGGCCGCGTCGGCTTCCGCCTCGGCGCCGCGGCCACCACCCAGGATCCGGGCACCTTCCGCGACTACCTCAAGCAGACGACCCGCTGGTCGCTCGGGCTGTGGCAGACGGTGCGCCGGCACGGCCTGCGGCCGAACCTGTTCTCCGTGTCGCTCGGCCTGACCCTGCTGGAGCTGGTCTCCAGCAGCCTGCTGTTCCTGCTGCTGCCGTTGCTGTTCGTGGTGCTCGTGGTGCCGGAACTGGCGCCGGCGGCGGCCAGCCTGCCCGGACTGTCCACCGTGTACGCAACCGTGCACAGCTACGTCCGGCTCGAGACCCTCGCGGTCGGCGTGCTGCTGCCCGACTACCTCACCACGCTGCTGGTCGCCGCCCTGCAACGCCGGCCGAAGTACCTGCTGTTCCTGCCGTTCTTCGTGCTGCTGCGGGTGGTGGATGCGGCGATCACGCTCTACACGCTGCCCAGGGCGTTCGTGGCCCGCTCCACCGGCCGCTGGGTCTCGCCGACCCGCCGCCCGCCGGAACCGGTCGATGGGCCGTCCACACTGGACACCGCCAGCTGA
- a CDS encoding glycosyl hydrolase family 18 protein, whose protein sequence is MLAAVPYWNFGAARLDDHAGRIDTYSPWVYGIATDGTVVPQRAGADTAALRSRPPGTRYVPTVANALDGTFSYGPVSRVLHDPAARARHVRSLVALAESPHVAGIDLDYEDLRAGDRAAFTALVRQVAAALHARDRTLSVDLFAKDTDAGYAPRNVAQDYRQLGRAVDQVRLMAYDYHWETSGPGPISPTPWVRRVLRYATATIGADKIVLGMSLSGYDWVGHRGTDRSVAALERAAGDRNVPVRWDATAQAPWYEYRDAQGRRHEVWFENDRSVDAKLALARSAHLAGVFFWLNEGSADGAIWRAASDGGG, encoded by the coding sequence GTGCTCGCCGCGGTACCGTACTGGAACTTCGGCGCGGCGCGGCTGGATGACCACGCCGGCCGGATCGACACGTACTCGCCCTGGGTGTACGGGATCGCCACGGACGGCACGGTGGTCCCGCAGCGTGCCGGTGCCGACACCGCGGCGCTGCGGTCCCGGCCGCCCGGCACCCGGTACGTGCCGACCGTGGCGAACGCGCTGGACGGCACCTTCTCGTACGGCCCGGTGTCGCGGGTGCTGCACGACCCGGCGGCGCGGGCCCGGCACGTCCGGTCCCTGGTCGCGCTCGCGGAATCGCCACATGTCGCCGGGATCGACCTGGACTACGAGGACCTGCGCGCCGGCGACCGGGCGGCGTTCACCGCGCTGGTGCGGCAGGTGGCCGCGGCGCTGCACGCGCGCGACCGCACCCTCAGCGTCGACCTGTTCGCCAAGGACACCGACGCCGGCTACGCACCGCGCAACGTCGCGCAGGACTACCGGCAACTCGGCCGCGCCGTCGACCAGGTCCGGCTGATGGCCTACGACTACCACTGGGAGACCTCCGGCCCCGGCCCGATCTCGCCCACCCCGTGGGTACGCCGGGTGCTGCGCTACGCCACCGCGACGATCGGCGCCGACAAGATCGTGCTCGGCATGTCGCTGTCCGGGTACGACTGGGTCGGCCACCGCGGCACCGACCGCAGCGTCGCCGCGCTGGAGCGCGCCGCGGGCGACCGGAACGTACCGGTGCGCTGGGACGCCACCGCGCAGGCGCCGTGGTACGAGTACCGGGACGCGCAAGGTCGCCGGCACGAGGTGTGGTTCGAGAACGACCGCAGCGTCGACGCGAAGCTGGCGCTGGCCCGGTCCGCGCACCTGGCCGGGGTGTTCTTCTGGCTCAACGAGGGCAGCGCCGACGGTGCGATCTGGCGGGCCGCGTCCGATGGGGGTGGCTGA
- a CDS encoding NAD-dependent epimerase/dehydratase family protein — protein MRTLITGGAGFIGSHLTEALLDAGDQVTVLDDLSTGRWENLAGVVDRPGLRLVRGSVLDAELVDRLVLGADTVYHLAAAVGAFTIRDRTLDSLRTNLHGTEHVVTAAHRYDVRLLLASTSEIYGKNDKVGLREDDDRIIGSPTKSRWSYSEAKAIDETLVTAYARAGLRAVTVRLFNTVGPRQTGRYGMVVPRFVGQALADDPLTVYGTGDQIRCFCHVADVVTALPALLAERDAIGGVFNLGSAEQVTIGDLARRVVALTGSHSTIDHISYQVAYGDGYEDMMRRVPDCRRARELVGFAPTHDLDAILRDVVAEQRATPRAEQVLATP, from the coding sequence ATGCGCACACTGATCACCGGGGGAGCCGGGTTCATCGGCTCGCACCTGACCGAGGCGCTGCTCGACGCCGGCGACCAGGTCACCGTGCTCGACGACCTGAGTACCGGACGGTGGGAGAACCTCGCCGGGGTCGTCGATCGGCCGGGCCTGCGGCTGGTCCGCGGCTCGGTCCTGGACGCGGAGCTGGTCGACCGGCTGGTGCTCGGCGCCGACACGGTCTACCACCTGGCGGCCGCGGTCGGTGCGTTCACCATCCGCGACCGCACCCTGGACAGCCTGCGTACCAACCTGCACGGCACCGAGCACGTGGTGACCGCGGCGCACCGGTACGACGTGCGGCTGCTGCTCGCCTCCACCAGCGAGATCTACGGCAAGAACGACAAGGTCGGGCTGCGCGAGGACGACGACCGGATCATCGGCTCGCCGACCAAGAGCCGCTGGTCGTACTCGGAGGCGAAGGCGATCGACGAGACGCTGGTCACCGCGTACGCCCGGGCCGGGTTGCGGGCCGTCACGGTGCGGTTGTTCAACACCGTCGGGCCGCGCCAGACCGGCCGGTACGGGATGGTGGTGCCGCGGTTCGTCGGCCAGGCGCTGGCGGACGACCCGCTGACCGTGTACGGCACCGGCGACCAGATCCGCTGCTTCTGCCACGTCGCCGACGTGGTCACCGCGCTGCCGGCGCTGCTGGCCGAGCGGGACGCGATCGGTGGCGTGTTCAACCTCGGCTCCGCGGAGCAGGTCACGATCGGTGATCTGGCCCGGCGGGTGGTGGCGCTGACCGGGTCGCACTCGACGATCGACCACATCTCGTACCAGGTGGCGTACGGCGACGGGTACGAGGACATGATGCGCCGGGTGCCGGACTGCCGGCGGGCCCGGGAGCTCGTCGGGTTCGCACCGACCCACGACCTGGACGCCATCCTGCGCGACGTCGTCGCGGAGCAGCGCGCCACCCCGCGGGCAGAGCAGGTGCTCGCCACGCCATGA